One region of Seriola aureovittata isolate HTS-2021-v1 ecotype China chromosome 15, ASM2101889v1, whole genome shotgun sequence genomic DNA includes:
- the sec24a gene encoding protein transport protein Sec24A isoform X4, which translates to MSTAGFNSQNGTGTGQAYANGPSQNPVALQQLPGVSYGMTHQPAYNPMQAKAPAPPGPGLYPSGAYQPVPPVSSYQPGPPLTSYPASPGQPLLTRPPMGGPPSHTPPQSASPSPGPRLPPAQATPPPPAASSGNYYSNPPQPVAPTWQYNTARPPMGPPSSMSTPPRGPVANHVNTASSSAVLPPPSSAAYSSAPPAHVSHSATQPPGPRMPPTSLHGYIQPGTAPPPMNPMASQTYQPSRLPYGLPTTGPPPTGPPLAMKPTPPPTGPPMANATPPPPKADAQCGAAVNSTLSPTEPDCQEGDIECPGTVAGNGPQASNSYNHVDNKMAGPPQPGPPGRHLGHYPSLPPGYQNTTAPHNAAPPMHPAMQAATQPYTQAHQPYQQPPGGPGPAQLSPSLAAMSLQSTTPEALRVVNLLQERNLLPPSSIPAPTPCLPQDLQKINCNPEVFRCTLSSIPQTQSLLNKAKMPLGLLLHPFKDLSLPVVTSSTIVRCRSCRTYINPFVSFLDQRRWKCNLCYRVNDVPEEFMYNPVSRSYGEPHKRPEVQNATIEFIAPSEYMLRPPQPAVYLFVLDVSHNAVETGYLNVFCQSLLDNINALPGDSRTKVGFITFDSTIHFYNLQEGLSQPQMLIVSDIEDIFLPTPDSLLVNLNECKELVQDLLKSLPSLFEKTMETQSALGSALQAAFKLLSPTGGRMSVFQTQLPNLGVGALQSREDPNQRASAKDIQHLSPATDFYKKLALDCSGQQVAVDLFLLSSQYCDLASLGCISRYSAGSVHYYPSYHHQHNPAQVERFQKDLKRYLTRKIGFEAVMRIRCTKGLSIHTFHGNFFVRSTDLLSLPNVNPDAGFAVQMSIEENLDDMQVVSFQAALLYTSSKGERRIRVHTLCLPVVNSLSDIFAGADVQAITGLLACMAVDRSVTASLSDARDAMTNAAIDSLSSYRQSVLTIQQPGLLAPACLRLFPLYILALLKQKAFRTGTSTRLDDRVFAMCQLKYQPLAYTMLMIHPALYRVDDLTDEGALNINERTIPQPRVQQLSVEKLNREGAFLMDAGIVMYLWIGRNCHPNFLTQVLGVPNYAAVPDNLYLLPELDTAESQRTRAFIGWLRDQRPFFPSLHVVRDESQLKASFMQNMIEDRTESALSYYEFLLHLQQQISK; encoded by the exons ATGTCAACTGCGGGGTTCAACTCTCAGAATGGGACAGGGACGGGACAAGCATATGCGAATG GTCCGTCACAGAATCCAGTTGCCCTACAGCAGCTGCCAGGGGTCAGCTATGGCATGACCCACCAACCAGCCTACAATCCAATGCAGGCCAAAGCTCCCGCACCTCCCGGCCCTGGACTCTACCCCTCTGGGGCATACCAGCCTGTTCCCCCTGTCAGCTCCTACCAGCCTGGCCCACCACTCACTTCCTACCCAGCTTCCCCAGGCCAGCCACTGTTGACGAGGCCTCCAATGGGAGGTCCTCCATCTCATACCCCTCCTCAGTCTGCCAGCCCCAGCCCTGGTCCCAGGCTGCCCCCtgcacaggccacacccccccCTCCTGCTGCATCTTCTGGTAACTACTACTCAAACCCGCCGCAGCCCGTGGCTCCAACATGGCAGTACAACACAGCTCGCCCACCAATGGGGCCACCCAGCTCCATGAGCACCCCTCCCCGCGGCCCTGTTGCAAATCATGTGAACACAGCTTCAAGCTCTGCAGTGCTGCCACCACCGTCATCGGCAGCTTACAGCTCTGCACCACCAGCCCACGTGTCCCATAGTGCCACCCAACCTCCAGGCCCCAGGATGCCCCCCACCTCTCTGCATGGATATATCCAGCCAG GCACTGCCCCTCCACCAATGAATCCCATGGCTTCCCAAACATACCAGCCAAGCAGACTTCCCTATGGGCTCCCAACTACAGGACCCCCACCTACAGGCCCACCACTAGCCATGAAACCTACACCACCTCCCACTGGACCCCCAATGGCCAATGCCACACCTCCACCCCCCAAAGCTGATG CTCAGTGTGGGGCGGCTGTTAACAGCACTCTTTCCCCCACTGAGCCCGACTGCCAGGAGGGGGATATTGAATGTCCAG GAACTGTGGCTGGCAATGGCCCCCAAGCATCAAACAGCTATAATCATGTTGACAACAAAATGG CTGGCCCGCCCCAGCCTGGACCACCTGGTCGACACTTGGGCCActacccctctctcccccctggGTACCAGAACACCACGGCTCCCCACAATGCCGCCCCCCCCATGCACCCTGCGATGCAAGCTGCCACACAGCCTTACACTCAAGCACATCAGCCATACCAGCAG CCACCGGGTGGCCCAGGGCCGGCCCAGCTGAGCCCGTCCTTGGCAGCCATGAGCCTCCAGTCTACCACCCCAGAGGCCCTGAGAGTGGTCAACCTGCTCCAGGAGAGGAACCTGCTGCCACCAAGCTCGATCCCTGCCCCGACACCCTGCCTGCCCCAGGACCTGCAGAAGATTAACTGCAACCCAGA gGTTTTCCGTTGTACACTGAGTAGTATCCCTCAAACCCAGTCTCTGCTCAATAAAGCCAAGATGCCGCTGGGCCTGCTGCTCCACCCCTTCAAAGACCTCTCG ctTCCCGTGGTGACATCCAGCACTATTGTCAGATGTCGGTCATGCAGAACCTATATCAACCCCTTCGTCTCTTTCCTGGACCAGAGGAGGTGGAAGTGCAACCTTTGCTATCGGGTTAATGATG ttccAGAGGAATTTATGTACAACCCAGTCAGCAGATCATATGGAGAGCCACACAAAAGACCGGAGGTCCAGAACGCCACTATTGAGTTCATTGCTCCTTCAGAATACATG CTGAGGCCACCGCAGCCTGCTGTTTACCTCTTCGTACTGGATgtatcccacaatgcagtgGAGACAGGCTACCTGAATGTGTTCTGTCAATCACTGCTGGACAATATCAATGC GCTTCCTGGAGACTCGCGAACAAAAGTAGGCTTCATCACCTTCGACAGCACCATCCACTTCTACAACCTGCAGGAGGGACTCTCCCAGCCTCAGATGCTCATCGTGTCAGACATCGAAG ACATCTTTTTACCAACACCAGACAGCCTTCTAGTAAACCTCAATGAATGCAAAGAA cttgtGCAGGATCTGCTTAAGAGTCTGCCAAGTTTATTTGAAAAGACCATGGAGACCCAATCTGCCCTGGGATCAGCTCTGCAAGCAGCCTTCAAGTTGCTGTCACCCACAGGAGGGCGCATGTCTGTCTTTCAGACGCAACTGCCCAACCTCGGTGTGGGGGCACTCCAGTCCAGAGAGGACCCCAACCAGCGGGCATCTGCTAAG GACATCCAGCACTTATCCCCAGCGACAGACTTCTACAAGAAGCTGGCTCTGGACTGCTCTGGCCAGCAGGTGGCTGTTGACCTGTTCCTGCTCAGCTCCCAATACTGTGACCTGGCATCGCTTG GCTGCATATCCAGATACTCAGCAGGGAGCGTTCACTACTACCCTTCCTACCACCACCAGCATAACCCCGCTCAGGTGGAGCGCTTCCAGAAGGATCTGAAGAGATACTTAACCAGGAAGATCGGCTTTGAGGCTGTCATGAGGATACGCTGCACCAAAG gtctATCCATCCACACGTTCCACGGAAACTTCTTTGTGCGGTCCACAGACCTGTTGTCCCTCCCTAACGTGAACCCAGATGCTGGCTTTGCAGTTCAGATGTCCATCGAGGAAAACTTGGACGACATGCAGGTTGTCTCTTTCCAGGCCGCCCTGCTTTACACTTCCAGCaaag gagagaggaggatcCGTGTCCACACTTTGTGTCTCCCTGTGGTCAATTCTCTGTCGGATATCTTTGCTGGGGCCGATGTTCAAGCCATTACTGGGCTGCTGGCTTGCATGG CTGTGGACCGTTCAGTGACAGCCAGTCTGAGTGACGCCAGAGATGCGATGACCAACGCTGCCATTGACTCGCTGTCATCGTACCGGCAGTCTGTGTTGACCATCCAGCAGCCCGGTCTGCTGGCCCCGGCCTGCCTCAGACTCTTCCCCCTCTACATCCTTGCGCTGCTCAAACAG aaaGCCTTCAGGACAGGTACCAGCACCAGGCTGGATGACCGGGTGTTTGCCATGTGTCAGTTGAAGTACCAGCCACTGGCCTACACCATGCTGATGATCCACCCTGCTCTGTACCGTGTCGACGATCTGACCGATGAG GGAGCTTTGAACATCAACGAGCGGACCATACCCCAGCCCAGAGTGCAGCAGCTGTCTGTGGAGAAGCTCAACAGGGAAGGAGCTTTCCTCATGGACGCTGGAATA GTGATGTATCTGTGGATCGGACGGAACTGCCACCCCAACTTCCTGACACAAGTCCTGGGAGTTCCCAACTATGCTGCCGTGCCTGATAACCTG TATCTGCTGCCAGAGCTGGACACCGCCGAGTCACAGAGAACCAGAGCTTTCATTGGTTGGCTGAGGGATCAGAGGCCATTCTTCCCCTCTCTGCATGTCGTCAG GGACGAGAGCCAGCTGAAAGCCAGCTTTATGCAGAACATGATCGAGGACCGAACGGAGTCGGCCCTGTCATACTATGAGTTCCTGCTCCACCTCCAACAGCAAATCTCCAAATAA
- the sec24a gene encoding protein transport protein Sec24A isoform X6: protein MSTAGFNSQNGTGTGQAYANGPSQNPVALQQLPGVSYGMTHQPAYNPMQAKAPAPPGPGLYPSGAYQPVPPVSSYQPGPPLTSYPASPGQPLLTRPPMGGPPSHTPPQSASPSPGPRLPPAQATPPPPAASSGNYYSNPPQPVAPTWQYNTARPPMGPPSSMSTPPRGPVANHVNTASSSAVLPPPSSAAYSSAPPAHVSHSATQPPGPRMPPTSLHGYIQPGTAPPPMNPMASQTYQPSRLPYGLPTTGPPPTGPPLAMKPTPPPTGPPMANATPPPPKADGTVAGNGPQASNSYNHVDNKMAGPPQPGPPGRHLGHYPSLPPGYQNTTAPHNAAPPMHPAMQAATQPYTQAHQPYQQPPGGPGPAQLSPSLAAMSLQSTTPEALRVVNLLQERNLLPPSSIPAPTPCLPQDLQKINCNPEVFRCTLSSIPQTQSLLNKAKMPLGLLLHPFKDLSQLPVVTSSTIVRCRSCRTYINPFVSFLDQRRWKCNLCYRVNDVPEEFMYNPVSRSYGEPHKRPEVQNATIEFIAPSEYMLRPPQPAVYLFVLDVSHNAVETGYLNVFCQSLLDNINALPGDSRTKVGFITFDSTIHFYNLQEGLSQPQMLIVSDIEDIFLPTPDSLLVNLNECKELVQDLLKSLPSLFEKTMETQSALGSALQAAFKLLSPTGGRMSVFQTQLPNLGVGALQSREDPNQRASAKDIQHLSPATDFYKKLALDCSGQQVAVDLFLLSSQYCDLASLGCISRYSAGSVHYYPSYHHQHNPAQVERFQKDLKRYLTRKIGFEAVMRIRCTKGLSIHTFHGNFFVRSTDLLSLPNVNPDAGFAVQMSIEENLDDMQVVSFQAALLYTSSKGERRIRVHTLCLPVVNSLSDIFAGADVQAITGLLACMAVDRSVTASLSDARDAMTNAAIDSLSSYRQSVLTIQQPGLLAPACLRLFPLYILALLKQKAFRTGTSTRLDDRVFAMCQLKYQPLAYTMLMIHPALYRVDDLTDEGALNINERTIPQPRVQQLSVEKLNREGAFLMDAGIVMYLWIGRNCHPNFLTQVLGVPNYAAVPDNLYLLPELDTAESQRTRAFIGWLRDQRPFFPSLHVVRDESQLKASFMQNMIEDRTESALSYYEFLLHLQQQISK, encoded by the exons ATGTCAACTGCGGGGTTCAACTCTCAGAATGGGACAGGGACGGGACAAGCATATGCGAATG GTCCGTCACAGAATCCAGTTGCCCTACAGCAGCTGCCAGGGGTCAGCTATGGCATGACCCACCAACCAGCCTACAATCCAATGCAGGCCAAAGCTCCCGCACCTCCCGGCCCTGGACTCTACCCCTCTGGGGCATACCAGCCTGTTCCCCCTGTCAGCTCCTACCAGCCTGGCCCACCACTCACTTCCTACCCAGCTTCCCCAGGCCAGCCACTGTTGACGAGGCCTCCAATGGGAGGTCCTCCATCTCATACCCCTCCTCAGTCTGCCAGCCCCAGCCCTGGTCCCAGGCTGCCCCCtgcacaggccacacccccccCTCCTGCTGCATCTTCTGGTAACTACTACTCAAACCCGCCGCAGCCCGTGGCTCCAACATGGCAGTACAACACAGCTCGCCCACCAATGGGGCCACCCAGCTCCATGAGCACCCCTCCCCGCGGCCCTGTTGCAAATCATGTGAACACAGCTTCAAGCTCTGCAGTGCTGCCACCACCGTCATCGGCAGCTTACAGCTCTGCACCACCAGCCCACGTGTCCCATAGTGCCACCCAACCTCCAGGCCCCAGGATGCCCCCCACCTCTCTGCATGGATATATCCAGCCAG GCACTGCCCCTCCACCAATGAATCCCATGGCTTCCCAAACATACCAGCCAAGCAGACTTCCCTATGGGCTCCCAACTACAGGACCCCCACCTACAGGCCCACCACTAGCCATGAAACCTACACCACCTCCCACTGGACCCCCAATGGCCAATGCCACACCTCCACCCCCCAAAGCTGATG GAACTGTGGCTGGCAATGGCCCCCAAGCATCAAACAGCTATAATCATGTTGACAACAAAATGG CTGGCCCGCCCCAGCCTGGACCACCTGGTCGACACTTGGGCCActacccctctctcccccctggGTACCAGAACACCACGGCTCCCCACAATGCCGCCCCCCCCATGCACCCTGCGATGCAAGCTGCCACACAGCCTTACACTCAAGCACATCAGCCATACCAGCAG CCACCGGGTGGCCCAGGGCCGGCCCAGCTGAGCCCGTCCTTGGCAGCCATGAGCCTCCAGTCTACCACCCCAGAGGCCCTGAGAGTGGTCAACCTGCTCCAGGAGAGGAACCTGCTGCCACCAAGCTCGATCCCTGCCCCGACACCCTGCCTGCCCCAGGACCTGCAGAAGATTAACTGCAACCCAGA gGTTTTCCGTTGTACACTGAGTAGTATCCCTCAAACCCAGTCTCTGCTCAATAAAGCCAAGATGCCGCTGGGCCTGCTGCTCCACCCCTTCAAAGACCTCTCG cagctTCCCGTGGTGACATCCAGCACTATTGTCAGATGTCGGTCATGCAGAACCTATATCAACCCCTTCGTCTCTTTCCTGGACCAGAGGAGGTGGAAGTGCAACCTTTGCTATCGGGTTAATGATG ttccAGAGGAATTTATGTACAACCCAGTCAGCAGATCATATGGAGAGCCACACAAAAGACCGGAGGTCCAGAACGCCACTATTGAGTTCATTGCTCCTTCAGAATACATG CTGAGGCCACCGCAGCCTGCTGTTTACCTCTTCGTACTGGATgtatcccacaatgcagtgGAGACAGGCTACCTGAATGTGTTCTGTCAATCACTGCTGGACAATATCAATGC GCTTCCTGGAGACTCGCGAACAAAAGTAGGCTTCATCACCTTCGACAGCACCATCCACTTCTACAACCTGCAGGAGGGACTCTCCCAGCCTCAGATGCTCATCGTGTCAGACATCGAAG ACATCTTTTTACCAACACCAGACAGCCTTCTAGTAAACCTCAATGAATGCAAAGAA cttgtGCAGGATCTGCTTAAGAGTCTGCCAAGTTTATTTGAAAAGACCATGGAGACCCAATCTGCCCTGGGATCAGCTCTGCAAGCAGCCTTCAAGTTGCTGTCACCCACAGGAGGGCGCATGTCTGTCTTTCAGACGCAACTGCCCAACCTCGGTGTGGGGGCACTCCAGTCCAGAGAGGACCCCAACCAGCGGGCATCTGCTAAG GACATCCAGCACTTATCCCCAGCGACAGACTTCTACAAGAAGCTGGCTCTGGACTGCTCTGGCCAGCAGGTGGCTGTTGACCTGTTCCTGCTCAGCTCCCAATACTGTGACCTGGCATCGCTTG GCTGCATATCCAGATACTCAGCAGGGAGCGTTCACTACTACCCTTCCTACCACCACCAGCATAACCCCGCTCAGGTGGAGCGCTTCCAGAAGGATCTGAAGAGATACTTAACCAGGAAGATCGGCTTTGAGGCTGTCATGAGGATACGCTGCACCAAAG gtctATCCATCCACACGTTCCACGGAAACTTCTTTGTGCGGTCCACAGACCTGTTGTCCCTCCCTAACGTGAACCCAGATGCTGGCTTTGCAGTTCAGATGTCCATCGAGGAAAACTTGGACGACATGCAGGTTGTCTCTTTCCAGGCCGCCCTGCTTTACACTTCCAGCaaag gagagaggaggatcCGTGTCCACACTTTGTGTCTCCCTGTGGTCAATTCTCTGTCGGATATCTTTGCTGGGGCCGATGTTCAAGCCATTACTGGGCTGCTGGCTTGCATGG CTGTGGACCGTTCAGTGACAGCCAGTCTGAGTGACGCCAGAGATGCGATGACCAACGCTGCCATTGACTCGCTGTCATCGTACCGGCAGTCTGTGTTGACCATCCAGCAGCCCGGTCTGCTGGCCCCGGCCTGCCTCAGACTCTTCCCCCTCTACATCCTTGCGCTGCTCAAACAG aaaGCCTTCAGGACAGGTACCAGCACCAGGCTGGATGACCGGGTGTTTGCCATGTGTCAGTTGAAGTACCAGCCACTGGCCTACACCATGCTGATGATCCACCCTGCTCTGTACCGTGTCGACGATCTGACCGATGAG GGAGCTTTGAACATCAACGAGCGGACCATACCCCAGCCCAGAGTGCAGCAGCTGTCTGTGGAGAAGCTCAACAGGGAAGGAGCTTTCCTCATGGACGCTGGAATA GTGATGTATCTGTGGATCGGACGGAACTGCCACCCCAACTTCCTGACACAAGTCCTGGGAGTTCCCAACTATGCTGCCGTGCCTGATAACCTG TATCTGCTGCCAGAGCTGGACACCGCCGAGTCACAGAGAACCAGAGCTTTCATTGGTTGGCTGAGGGATCAGAGGCCATTCTTCCCCTCTCTGCATGTCGTCAG GGACGAGAGCCAGCTGAAAGCCAGCTTTATGCAGAACATGATCGAGGACCGAACGGAGTCGGCCCTGTCATACTATGAGTTCCTGCTCCACCTCCAACAGCAAATCTCCAAATAA
- the sec24a gene encoding protein transport protein Sec24A isoform X5, whose product MSTAGFNSQNGTGTGQAYANGPSQNPVALQQLPGVSYGMTHQPAYNPMQAKAPAPPGPGLYPSGAYQPVPPVSSYQPGPPLTSYPASPGQPLLTRPPMGGPPSHTPPQSASPSPGPRLPPAQATPPPPAASSGNYYSNPPQPVAPTWQYNTARPPMGPPSSMSTPPRGPVANHVNTASSSAVLPPPSSAAYSSAPPAHVSHSATQPPGPRMPPTSLHGYIQPGTAPPPMNPMASQTYQPSRLPYGLPTTGPPPTGPPLAMKPTPPPTGPPMANATPPPPKADGTVAGNGPQASNSYNHVDNKMAGPPQPGPPGRHLGHYPSLPPGYQNTTAPHNAAPPMHPAMQAATQPYTQAHQPYQQPPGGPGPAQLSPSLAAMSLQSTTPEALRVVNLLQERNLLPPSSIPAPTPCLPQDLQKINCNPEVFRCTLSSIPQTQSLLNKAKMPLGLLLHPFKDLSAVDFRAIDVHEVTGSSLFNHEAARQLPVVTSSTIVRCRSCRTYINPFVSFLDQRRWKCNLCYRVNDVPEEFMYNPVSRSYGEPHKRPEVQNATIEFIAPSEYMLRPPQPAVYLFVLDVSHNAVETGYLNVFCQSLLDNINALPGDSRTKVGFITFDSTIHFYNLQEGLSQPQMLIVSDIEDIFLPTPDSLLVNLNECKELVQDLLKSLPSLFEKTMETQSALGSALQAAFKLLSPTGGRMSVFQTQLPNLGVGALQSREDPNQRASAKDIQHLSPATDFYKKLALDCSGQQVAVDLFLLSSQYCDLASLGCISRYSAGSVHYYPSYHHQHNPAQVERFQKDLKRYLTRKIGFEAVMRIRCTKGLSIHTFHGNFFVRSTDLLSLPNVNPDAGFAVQMSIEENLDDMQVVSFQAALLYTSSKGERRIRVHTLCLPVVNSLSDIFAGADVQAITGLLACMAVDRSVTASLSDARDAMTNAAIDSLSSYRQSVLTIQQPGLLAPACLRLFPLYILALLKQKAFRTGTSTRLDDRVFAMCQLKYQPLAYTMLMIHPALYRVDDLTDEGALNINERTIPQPRVQQLSVEKLNREGAFLMDAGIVMYLWIGRNCHPNFLTQVLGVPNYAAVPDNLYLLPELDTAESQRTRAFIGWLRDQRPFFPSLHVVRDESQLKASFMQNMIEDRTESALSYYEFLLHLQQQISK is encoded by the exons ATGTCAACTGCGGGGTTCAACTCTCAGAATGGGACAGGGACGGGACAAGCATATGCGAATG GTCCGTCACAGAATCCAGTTGCCCTACAGCAGCTGCCAGGGGTCAGCTATGGCATGACCCACCAACCAGCCTACAATCCAATGCAGGCCAAAGCTCCCGCACCTCCCGGCCCTGGACTCTACCCCTCTGGGGCATACCAGCCTGTTCCCCCTGTCAGCTCCTACCAGCCTGGCCCACCACTCACTTCCTACCCAGCTTCCCCAGGCCAGCCACTGTTGACGAGGCCTCCAATGGGAGGTCCTCCATCTCATACCCCTCCTCAGTCTGCCAGCCCCAGCCCTGGTCCCAGGCTGCCCCCtgcacaggccacacccccccCTCCTGCTGCATCTTCTGGTAACTACTACTCAAACCCGCCGCAGCCCGTGGCTCCAACATGGCAGTACAACACAGCTCGCCCACCAATGGGGCCACCCAGCTCCATGAGCACCCCTCCCCGCGGCCCTGTTGCAAATCATGTGAACACAGCTTCAAGCTCTGCAGTGCTGCCACCACCGTCATCGGCAGCTTACAGCTCTGCACCACCAGCCCACGTGTCCCATAGTGCCACCCAACCTCCAGGCCCCAGGATGCCCCCCACCTCTCTGCATGGATATATCCAGCCAG GCACTGCCCCTCCACCAATGAATCCCATGGCTTCCCAAACATACCAGCCAAGCAGACTTCCCTATGGGCTCCCAACTACAGGACCCCCACCTACAGGCCCACCACTAGCCATGAAACCTACACCACCTCCCACTGGACCCCCAATGGCCAATGCCACACCTCCACCCCCCAAAGCTGATG GAACTGTGGCTGGCAATGGCCCCCAAGCATCAAACAGCTATAATCATGTTGACAACAAAATGG CTGGCCCGCCCCAGCCTGGACCACCTGGTCGACACTTGGGCCActacccctctctcccccctggGTACCAGAACACCACGGCTCCCCACAATGCCGCCCCCCCCATGCACCCTGCGATGCAAGCTGCCACACAGCCTTACACTCAAGCACATCAGCCATACCAGCAG CCACCGGGTGGCCCAGGGCCGGCCCAGCTGAGCCCGTCCTTGGCAGCCATGAGCCTCCAGTCTACCACCCCAGAGGCCCTGAGAGTGGTCAACCTGCTCCAGGAGAGGAACCTGCTGCCACCAAGCTCGATCCCTGCCCCGACACCCTGCCTGCCCCAGGACCTGCAGAAGATTAACTGCAACCCAGA gGTTTTCCGTTGTACACTGAGTAGTATCCCTCAAACCCAGTCTCTGCTCAATAAAGCCAAGATGCCGCTGGGCCTGCTGCTCCACCCCTTCAAAGACCTCTCG GCAGTGGACTTCAGAGCCATTGATGTACATGAGGTCACTGGTTCTTCACTGTTCAATCACGAGGCAGCTAGG cagctTCCCGTGGTGACATCCAGCACTATTGTCAGATGTCGGTCATGCAGAACCTATATCAACCCCTTCGTCTCTTTCCTGGACCAGAGGAGGTGGAAGTGCAACCTTTGCTATCGGGTTAATGATG ttccAGAGGAATTTATGTACAACCCAGTCAGCAGATCATATGGAGAGCCACACAAAAGACCGGAGGTCCAGAACGCCACTATTGAGTTCATTGCTCCTTCAGAATACATG CTGAGGCCACCGCAGCCTGCTGTTTACCTCTTCGTACTGGATgtatcccacaatgcagtgGAGACAGGCTACCTGAATGTGTTCTGTCAATCACTGCTGGACAATATCAATGC GCTTCCTGGAGACTCGCGAACAAAAGTAGGCTTCATCACCTTCGACAGCACCATCCACTTCTACAACCTGCAGGAGGGACTCTCCCAGCCTCAGATGCTCATCGTGTCAGACATCGAAG ACATCTTTTTACCAACACCAGACAGCCTTCTAGTAAACCTCAATGAATGCAAAGAA cttgtGCAGGATCTGCTTAAGAGTCTGCCAAGTTTATTTGAAAAGACCATGGAGACCCAATCTGCCCTGGGATCAGCTCTGCAAGCAGCCTTCAAGTTGCTGTCACCCACAGGAGGGCGCATGTCTGTCTTTCAGACGCAACTGCCCAACCTCGGTGTGGGGGCACTCCAGTCCAGAGAGGACCCCAACCAGCGGGCATCTGCTAAG GACATCCAGCACTTATCCCCAGCGACAGACTTCTACAAGAAGCTGGCTCTGGACTGCTCTGGCCAGCAGGTGGCTGTTGACCTGTTCCTGCTCAGCTCCCAATACTGTGACCTGGCATCGCTTG GCTGCATATCCAGATACTCAGCAGGGAGCGTTCACTACTACCCTTCCTACCACCACCAGCATAACCCCGCTCAGGTGGAGCGCTTCCAGAAGGATCTGAAGAGATACTTAACCAGGAAGATCGGCTTTGAGGCTGTCATGAGGATACGCTGCACCAAAG gtctATCCATCCACACGTTCCACGGAAACTTCTTTGTGCGGTCCACAGACCTGTTGTCCCTCCCTAACGTGAACCCAGATGCTGGCTTTGCAGTTCAGATGTCCATCGAGGAAAACTTGGACGACATGCAGGTTGTCTCTTTCCAGGCCGCCCTGCTTTACACTTCCAGCaaag gagagaggaggatcCGTGTCCACACTTTGTGTCTCCCTGTGGTCAATTCTCTGTCGGATATCTTTGCTGGGGCCGATGTTCAAGCCATTACTGGGCTGCTGGCTTGCATGG CTGTGGACCGTTCAGTGACAGCCAGTCTGAGTGACGCCAGAGATGCGATGACCAACGCTGCCATTGACTCGCTGTCATCGTACCGGCAGTCTGTGTTGACCATCCAGCAGCCCGGTCTGCTGGCCCCGGCCTGCCTCAGACTCTTCCCCCTCTACATCCTTGCGCTGCTCAAACAG aaaGCCTTCAGGACAGGTACCAGCACCAGGCTGGATGACCGGGTGTTTGCCATGTGTCAGTTGAAGTACCAGCCACTGGCCTACACCATGCTGATGATCCACCCTGCTCTGTACCGTGTCGACGATCTGACCGATGAG GGAGCTTTGAACATCAACGAGCGGACCATACCCCAGCCCAGAGTGCAGCAGCTGTCTGTGGAGAAGCTCAACAGGGAAGGAGCTTTCCTCATGGACGCTGGAATA GTGATGTATCTGTGGATCGGACGGAACTGCCACCCCAACTTCCTGACACAAGTCCTGGGAGTTCCCAACTATGCTGCCGTGCCTGATAACCTG TATCTGCTGCCAGAGCTGGACACCGCCGAGTCACAGAGAACCAGAGCTTTCATTGGTTGGCTGAGGGATCAGAGGCCATTCTTCCCCTCTCTGCATGTCGTCAG GGACGAGAGCCAGCTGAAAGCCAGCTTTATGCAGAACATGATCGAGGACCGAACGGAGTCGGCCCTGTCATACTATGAGTTCCTGCTCCACCTCCAACAGCAAATCTCCAAATAA